In a genomic window of Anoxybacter fermentans:
- a CDS encoding RHS repeat protein yields the protein MKKGTLHLLIIMVLMIVGLVGHIEAAFQPPSGLVLPSVVEVENPENILSFEALFDQDVLTQPILLNGNVEYIYFKFDQGINPDVVKFYIIENSNCSFSLEYLTEDGGWSSVAELNLINGNQMNSGWNRYPISLDHLVNQFRLRIERYSKTDQIGIGEIEFWGQTSQGIPLKTKEYKMVEDEILEFHGGSGPQGTPEPKSVHVKIDVPIRYVEKAELIYDIYDLESYVEGFWQINEGGYHYLTPLGALNTWTTAIEEIDPTLLIQGENKITFKVGNNKKNGFKITNVRLKLYYDNGERTIKQVEGSGNNEQLLSNLIDGDLSTYWETDWQVYDQVVLTFHLPEKTGVEYVTWLQECEFVDSIRIEYLSSGGWELFAPELTEKDLIEGWNVIQTNQAVETDQIRFVLLNPRKKHLIGPIYEVIVWGSKIKSRKLKPDLIISYPGNGDVVKIQSLVKGFVRGDYDRIEINGEQVTVENNYFETEVKLDKESTEENFRRTIVVEAIRDESVVNVDQVDVYLQPTPLVTITSPEDGYLTNAEEALIEGETDLPSHDLYINGNWFSTGSRNFQAYYALEEGINQITIEAVAQRGLSDSETIYVRRDSQPPIIYFNEDYNSLVLNESLNYYPIEGYIEDYSQCRLYVNGIEVDLQDEYFSYSAQLHPGYNYFTFRVVDELNQEISTEICLVQDSTPPNPFVPEADPAGWSQVTQPVISFFTTDDQSGMNHYEISIDGGEYVEAESPYTLPVLSDGIHTIRVKAVDNVGLSTAGTVKVYVDTTPPEQFIPTAEPADWSQVTQPVISFTTTDKHSGINHYELKVDDGEYITVESPYTLPELEDGVHTVYVKAVDNVGLETVTTVQVFVDTTPPEPFTPVADPAGWSQNTQPVITFATTDKASGINHYELQIDDGEFITVESPYKLPVLSDGIHEITVKAIDNVGLETIGKTKVYVDTTSPAVPKDFEVNPGDGEIVVKWAANTEWDLVEYRLYREPAWNDGNVRIIEPLEEPDYIDQEVVNGNEYTYYLVAVDHVENISDATEALTEKAGIAKVEINPAEGGEVEYGREVAINIPAEAMEEEGIIQVTVAEDEEIPETTKTVVSKTYKLEVIDENGEIKETDFKKEISIAVSYNEEQIPEGYTEFDLDVYYYNEADGLWVVMPKVEVDIVSNKVIITSTHFSMYNVQVTENYSPAADEYKDLGIAPYGTYFKNNQEYVSPSSGALNVNTVDVNLPGRNGFDLKLGRIYNSNQAVWDVLVKKTSLYAGFGNGWRWNIARIEDNDHGQYIYLEDGTAIKCEWKKGKSNHGYRKNTFEYHKGHHFIAIKKQQKGLFFWNDVGYEIYFKDGTKYEFDESGRLVRMIDRTGQNEINFVYSGNELKSITDTLQRKITFQYYNGRVTAIFVNGKEFVTYGYTDGRLTSVKDRMNRITSYDYDEYTFKTGYYAEYTVRVDYVDENRKDVSEKIVEDKVKVIKIPLLTEINYPTGGISKYSYSISSGVRVNSIDDVISGVDNEGYKYEIKYDGYVRRYYLSRKLQVKNQVQYLSATDIEGINPMNYSFVYEGDRIIKAIVEQLYQRIEMEFNEDGLNTEKRIYDIKGNTDGVLVVKEQYDYNDQKAIIEERVYHGYQTIPSYIQKFDYDNWGNKIYHYNSESGAEFYYHYLNTDSKGITDVEFMKYDESQVAVNGRIHNLLADQFVLNYDSVSNRFVPQQTHYHYDSKGNLITVARRHGNKWVKTRYEYDIYGNVTRIIDPLNNVTDKIYDSVHNAFLVKVIKDAGKDADGILQERIVTQYGYDAWFEDMGNRPGWCFNRIWL from the coding sequence ATGAAAAAAGGTACTTTACATTTATTGATTATAATGGTTTTGATGATAGTAGGGCTGGTAGGGCATATAGAGGCTGCCTTCCAGCCCCCTTCGGGGTTGGTACTACCTTCAGTGGTAGAAGTGGAAAATCCTGAAAATATATTGTCCTTTGAAGCTCTTTTTGATCAAGATGTGCTTACACAACCCATTTTATTGAACGGAAATGTGGAATATATTTACTTTAAATTTGATCAGGGAATAAACCCTGATGTAGTTAAATTTTATATTATTGAAAATTCAAACTGTAGTTTTAGTCTGGAGTATTTGACTGAAGATGGTGGATGGAGTTCTGTTGCAGAGCTAAATTTAATTAATGGAAACCAGATGAATTCAGGTTGGAACCGTTATCCTATCAGTCTGGATCATCTAGTTAATCAGTTTCGTTTAAGAATCGAAAGATACAGTAAGACTGATCAAATTGGGATTGGTGAGATTGAGTTTTGGGGCCAGACTTCTCAAGGGATTCCACTCAAAACTAAAGAGTATAAGATGGTAGAAGATGAGATTTTGGAGTTTCACGGTGGAAGTGGACCACAGGGGACTCCGGAGCCAAAGAGTGTTCATGTTAAAATAGATGTTCCCATTCGCTATGTAGAAAAAGCAGAACTCATTTATGATATCTATGATTTAGAGTCCTATGTGGAAGGTTTCTGGCAGATTAATGAAGGAGGATATCATTATTTAACTCCTTTAGGGGCACTTAATACATGGACAACAGCCATTGAAGAAATCGACCCTACTTTACTGATTCAGGGAGAAAATAAGATTACATTTAAAGTAGGGAATAACAAAAAGAATGGATTTAAGATAACCAACGTCCGGTTGAAATTGTATTATGACAATGGTGAGAGAACAATAAAACAGGTAGAAGGTTCTGGAAATAATGAACAGTTATTGTCTAACCTGATTGATGGAGATTTGAGTACCTATTGGGAGACAGATTGGCAGGTTTATGATCAGGTTGTTTTAACCTTCCATTTGCCTGAGAAAACCGGGGTAGAGTATGTCACCTGGTTACAGGAATGTGAATTTGTTGACTCTATCAGGATTGAATATTTATCTTCTGGGGGTTGGGAGCTCTTTGCTCCAGAATTGACAGAAAAGGATCTTATAGAAGGGTGGAATGTGATTCAGACCAATCAAGCTGTAGAAACTGACCAGATTCGATTTGTTTTGCTTAATCCCAGGAAAAAACACTTGATTGGACCAATTTATGAAGTTATAGTCTGGGGAAGTAAGATCAAATCCCGGAAGTTAAAACCTGATCTTATAATCAGTTATCCAGGGAATGGGGATGTTGTCAAAATTCAATCTTTAGTGAAAGGATTTGTTAGAGGGGATTATGATCGAATAGAAATCAATGGCGAGCAGGTTACAGTAGAAAATAATTATTTTGAGACAGAAGTTAAATTGGACAAAGAGAGTACAGAAGAGAACTTTAGACGAACCATTGTAGTAGAAGCTATCCGCGATGAAAGTGTGGTCAATGTGGATCAGGTTGATGTATATTTACAACCGACTCCTTTAGTAACCATTACTTCTCCTGAAGATGGATATCTGACAAATGCTGAAGAAGCGCTAATTGAAGGAGAAACAGATTTGCCTTCCCATGATTTATATATCAATGGAAACTGGTTTTCAACTGGCAGTCGGAATTTTCAGGCATATTATGCACTGGAGGAAGGAATAAATCAAATAACAATAGAAGCAGTTGCACAAAGGGGTCTTTCTGATTCTGAGACTATTTATGTACGGCGGGATAGCCAACCACCAATTATCTATTTTAATGAGGATTACAATAGTCTGGTATTAAATGAGAGTTTAAATTATTATCCAATTGAAGGATATATTGAAGATTATTCCCAATGTAGATTGTATGTTAATGGTATAGAAGTTGATTTACAGGATGAGTATTTTTCCTATTCAGCACAATTGCACCCAGGCTATAATTATTTTACCTTTAGAGTTGTTGATGAATTAAATCAGGAGATAAGTACTGAAATTTGTCTTGTACAGGATTCAACTCCTCCTAATCCGTTTGTACCTGAAGCTGACCCGGCCGGATGGAGTCAGGTAACCCAGCCGGTAATAAGTTTCTTTACAACAGATGACCAGTCGGGAATGAATCACTATGAGATCAGCATTGATGGAGGAGAATATGTAGAGGCTGAAAGCCCATATACTTTGCCCGTTCTTTCTGATGGAATACATACTATCCGGGTTAAGGCAGTTGACAATGTGGGATTAAGTACTGCTGGAACTGTTAAGGTATATGTGGATACTACTCCACCAGAACAGTTTATTCCAACAGCAGAGCCAGCAGATTGGAGTCAGGTAACTCAACCTGTAATAAGTTTTACTACCACTGATAAACATTCGGGAATTAACCATTATGAACTGAAAGTGGATGATGGTGAGTATATTACAGTAGAAAGTCCTTATACTCTGCCGGAGTTGGAAGATGGAGTGCATACAGTTTATGTAAAAGCTGTAGATAACGTAGGATTGGAAACAGTTACTACTGTTCAAGTATTTGTTGACACTACTCCTCCGGAACCATTTACACCGGTAGCAGATCCGGCAGGCTGGAGTCAAAATACTCAACCTGTAATAACCTTTGCTACTACAGATAAAGCCTCTGGTATTAACCATTATGAACTTCAGATTGATGATGGTGAATTTATAACTGTAGAAAGTCCCTATAAATTGCCTGTATTATCTGATGGTATTCATGAAATTACAGTCAAAGCCATAGACAATGTAGGGCTTGAAACTATTGGGAAGACAAAGGTTTATGTTGATACAACATCCCCTGCAGTTCCTAAAGATTTTGAAGTCAATCCCGGTGATGGGGAGATAGTGGTTAAGTGGGCGGCAAATACCGAATGGGACCTGGTAGAATACCGTTTATATAGAGAACCTGCATGGAATGATGGAAATGTCCGGATCATTGAACCTCTAGAGGAACCAGACTATATTGATCAGGAAGTAGTAAATGGTAATGAATATACCTATTATTTGGTTGCTGTTGACCATGTGGAAAATATCAGTGATGCTACTGAAGCTTTGACTGAAAAAGCCGGTATTGCTAAAGTTGAGATAAATCCAGCAGAGGGCGGAGAAGTTGAATATGGCCGTGAAGTTGCTATAAATATTCCTGCTGAAGCCATGGAAGAGGAAGGGATTATACAGGTTACTGTAGCTGAGGATGAAGAAATACCTGAAACGACAAAAACGGTTGTAAGTAAGACTTATAAATTAGAAGTGATAGATGAAAATGGAGAGATAAAGGAGACAGATTTTAAGAAAGAAATTTCCATTGCAGTAAGTTATAATGAGGAGCAGATTCCAGAAGGTTATACAGAATTTGACCTGGATGTCTATTACTACAATGAAGCTGATGGACTCTGGGTTGTGATGCCAAAGGTAGAAGTAGATATTGTCAGTAATAAAGTTATAATTACAAGTACCCATTTTTCGATGTATAATGTCCAGGTTACTGAAAATTACTCACCAGCAGCTGATGAATATAAAGATCTGGGGATAGCGCCTTATGGTACTTACTTTAAGAACAATCAGGAATATGTATCACCTTCTTCTGGAGCATTAAATGTCAATACGGTGGATGTGAATTTACCCGGGCGTAATGGATTTGATTTGAAATTAGGTCGTATTTATAATTCCAATCAGGCAGTCTGGGATGTATTGGTAAAGAAGACTTCCCTTTATGCAGGTTTTGGTAATGGTTGGAGATGGAATATAGCAAGAATAGAGGATAACGATCATGGTCAGTATATCTATCTGGAAGATGGTACTGCGATAAAATGTGAGTGGAAAAAAGGAAAATCAAATCACGGCTATCGTAAAAATACTTTTGAATATCATAAAGGACATCATTTTATTGCGATAAAGAAACAGCAAAAGGGGCTCTTTTTCTGGAATGATGTTGGTTATGAAATATACTTTAAAGATGGTACAAAATATGAATTTGATGAGTCCGGGCGTTTAGTAAGGATGATAGACCGTACTGGTCAAAATGAGATTAATTTTGTTTATTCTGGTAATGAGCTTAAGTCAATTACAGATACCCTGCAGCGAAAAATTACCTTTCAATATTATAATGGTCGAGTTACTGCGATTTTTGTAAATGGGAAAGAATTTGTTACATATGGTTATACTGACGGTAGATTAACTTCAGTAAAAGATCGGATGAACCGCATTACTTCCTATGATTATGATGAATATACCTTTAAAACAGGTTATTATGCAGAATATACGGTAAGGGTAGATTATGTAGATGAAAATAGAAAAGATGTAAGTGAAAAAATAGTTGAAGATAAAGTAAAAGTAATAAAAATTCCGCTACTTACTGAAATCAATTATCCAACAGGGGGAATTAGTAAATATAGTTATTCTATTTCAAGTGGGGTCAGAGTGAACTCTATAGATGATGTGATAAGTGGTGTAGATAATGAAGGATATAAATACGAAATAAAATATGATGGATATGTAAGAAGATATTATCTCAGTAGAAAATTGCAGGTAAAGAATCAGGTGCAATATCTTTCTGCTACAGATATTGAAGGGATTAATCCGATGAATTACAGTTTTGTGTATGAGGGTGACAGAATCATTAAAGCGATCGTAGAACAATTATATCAGCGAATAGAGATGGAATTTAATGAAGATGGTTTAAATACTGAAAAGAGAATTTATGATATAAAAGGGAATACAGATGGGGTATTGGTAGTTAAAGAACAGTATGACTATAATGACCAGAAAGCTATAATTGAAGAGAGAGTTTATCATGGGTATCAGACAATACCTTCATATATTCAAAAATTTGATTATGACAATTGGGGAAATAAAATCTATCACTACAATAGTGAGAGTGGAGCAGAATTTTATTACCACTACCTCAATACAGATTCAAAAGGAATAACAGATGTAGAATTTATGAAATATGATGAAAGCCAGGTAGCTGTAAATGGAAGAATTCACAACCTTTTAGCAGATCAGTTTGTATTGAATTATGATAGTGTGAGTAATAGATTTGTACCCCAGCAGACCCACTATCATTATGACAGTAAAGGCAATCTTATTACAGTGGCCAGACGTCATGGTAATAAATGGGTTAAGACCAGATATGAATATGACATCTATGGAAATGTGACCAGAATCATTGATCCATTGAATAATGTCACAGATAAGATTTATGATAGTGTTCATAATGCATTTCTGGTTAAAGTTATAAAAGATGCTGGAAAAGATGCAGATGGTATTTTACAGGAGCGGATTGTTACCCAGTATGGCTATGATGCTTGGTTTGAAGATATGGGAAATAGGCCCGGATGGTGCTTTAACAGAATATGGCTATGA
- a CDS encoding RHS repeat-associated core domain-containing protein, translating into MQMVFYRSGLLPSMAMMLGLKIWEIGPDGALTEYGYDDIGRLVWIKYPDDTDTFTGTIGNLNPSYYSNRDDNLVELQIYDDINNVTTVANVVLGINTIESAIGKINSIVADIPEDSNLTIYNLNRYVYDGLNRWIELRQYLKHSELREIDGNIQSSPFITKFEYDRVGNRIKEIDAEGYVTFKEYDGLNRLTDIYYPDDVKYKAEPTAANYHLEIIYDHRENKRTIIDPEGNITEEIKDWNGNVVEVAKYDSETRYSSQAVYDRLGNQVRIVDAKGQCYDFVYDDWNQLIEKILPETEVILPGSSSITFYRPVIRYEYDELGRKTAEIMPNGNATSTLGDFRTDYIYDATGRVIKTVVNKYNENMVTKNYYDPVGNLIKTVDPEGRTVKKVYNPRGWVLAEIDPLNRITYHQYDQLGNEIAVTDPRGVVESFKANFDGIDVKILGTSYRLNPDYTTRFEYDSLSRQIKTIDVMGNTTEIWYDRVGNKRVEINKPGSYDSNSRPRITRYTYTSQYWLKSVIRGDDLKYKVEYEYDKAGNKIKEIYPDIQGMPSGSNYYKYEYDGLGRLVKVIRPDGSYERYGYDEIGNRTSVTNGRGYTTYYYYNGLNKLSEVIEPTGYSTRYWYDPNGNLVRKLMANGLSTDYIYNDLNLLVEEVKVRAGDVMSYKMAYDKTGNVIAASDPRGNITAISYYADGQIKEQVYYKPLCENYQLPDLSRITTDSVPAGYVEEERIIYNYDRAGNLIKVVDGLGSLSYTYDRLNQIIAETRTIDSNSYTTQYEYDFVGNIRKIKYPESSKWITYDYNELNQLISIGDIADDFAYDPAGNLIQMRFNNGVITAITPEIMSRPEQIAVKIPGENGTLEVALELNYAYDANGNVIRRNNNIYTYDELDRLKTAEIDGTFLVDTPARMGYAQDDYFINAVLDYELKDIEVDFDYAASTIGLKLSNLQKIGRIELIPGQIVDHRISKEGIRIFYRQHAGEEYEELLPDQWVFDKDATGKIIITLKSTITAGEIKIHSNYDDRDIVTGEAVNRVEFKGLLKEMVRVYGRYDRTKITYDYDAVGNRITETYTDVNNHYNVTYSYEYYSGSNRLKTRESQDVEGFAGLNGSYLDGLIRVGPGERMAYKYDKAGNLIAKGNTYTLSGDDVTYTATSGKRTVYWEYKYNSRNRLSEVWKNEEEIASYGYDYSGKRLKVVEGDKVTYYVYNYLDQVIFEDHRTEGKKISYIYAFGQLIAKVEGIVGSDAEVHYYHHDNLGSTMLMTDKEGKIVFEQDYAPFGQDLYKPGTIKRPTQKVEPGFKYTGQREEVNIGLYYYNARYYDPETGRFITEDTYSGNVINPQSQNLYIYVLQNPLKYVDPTGYMANLTAGTGGITSELTDKDIERLRKIVNDDDRLTAEEKLDLNDTFSNINRNLKKSNAQIIDHPDLARLTSLYLEGKISYDAYLIAYERVAGELKDKNIEWNADINWSALAEGTVILFSGVGQMVTGGGLILTPDATLITKGIGGYILVHGAFNFGQGLSTMGKAFSGGGEGFNLLRERYEKIFGLKGEIIYLTIDIGISLYGTVSAISEIREYYRLKKGGVLIKNVRYGFSEKILPFPGSLISKGKLIFNFAGLTNDIPAYRGAIGDLSYSLKNYLKEEEEDY; encoded by the coding sequence ATGCAGATGGTATTTTACAGGAGCGGATTGTTACCCAGTATGGCTATGATGCTTGGTTTGAAGATATGGGAAATAGGCCCGGATGGTGCTTTAACAGAATATGGCTATGATGATATTGGCCGTCTTGTCTGGATCAAATATCCGGATGATACAGATACCTTTACAGGAACTATTGGAAATTTAAACCCATCATATTATAGCAACCGGGATGACAATCTGGTCGAATTGCAGATTTATGATGATATTAATAATGTGACAACAGTTGCCAATGTAGTTCTGGGGATAAATACAATCGAATCTGCCATTGGTAAGATAAACAGTATTGTTGCTGACATACCTGAAGATAGTAATTTAACTATTTACAACTTAAATCGCTATGTCTATGATGGGTTAAATAGATGGATAGAGTTGAGACAATATCTTAAGCATAGTGAACTGAGAGAGATAGATGGCAATATTCAAAGTTCACCATTTATCACGAAGTTTGAGTATGATAGAGTTGGCAACAGGATAAAGGAGATTGATGCAGAAGGATATGTAACCTTTAAAGAGTATGATGGGTTAAATCGTCTGACAGATATTTATTATCCAGATGATGTGAAATACAAGGCTGAACCTACAGCTGCAAACTATCATTTAGAGATTATATATGACCACAGAGAAAACAAAAGAACCATTATTGATCCAGAAGGCAATATAACAGAGGAGATCAAGGATTGGAATGGCAATGTAGTGGAAGTTGCCAAATATGATAGTGAAACAAGGTATTCTTCTCAGGCAGTTTATGACAGGTTGGGTAATCAGGTAAGAATAGTAGATGCAAAAGGCCAGTGTTATGACTTTGTCTATGATGATTGGAATCAGCTGATAGAAAAGATACTGCCTGAGACTGAGGTAATTCTGCCAGGTAGTAGTTCAATTACTTTTTATCGTCCAGTTATTCGTTATGAGTATGATGAGTTGGGCAGGAAGACAGCAGAGATTATGCCCAACGGAAATGCAACATCTACCCTGGGCGATTTCAGGACAGATTATATTTACGATGCTACTGGCCGTGTAATTAAGACTGTTGTAAATAAATATAATGAGAATATGGTAACAAAGAACTATTATGATCCAGTAGGCAATTTGATTAAAACAGTTGATCCAGAAGGAAGGACAGTTAAGAAGGTCTATAATCCACGGGGCTGGGTATTAGCTGAAATTGATCCACTGAACCGGATTACTTATCATCAGTATGATCAGCTTGGAAATGAGATAGCAGTAACAGACCCCAGAGGGGTAGTGGAATCTTTTAAAGCAAATTTTGATGGAATAGATGTTAAAATTCTCGGGACAAGTTACCGTTTAAATCCTGACTATACAACCAGATTTGAATATGACAGTCTTTCCCGTCAGATAAAAACCATTGATGTAATGGGCAATACAACAGAGATCTGGTATGACAGGGTAGGCAACAAGAGAGTGGAGATTAATAAACCTGGTTCATATGATTCAAATTCCAGACCACGAATCACCCGTTATACCTATACTTCACAGTATTGGTTAAAGTCTGTTATTCGCGGGGATGATCTTAAGTATAAGGTAGAATATGAGTATGATAAGGCGGGGAATAAGATAAAAGAAATCTACCCTGACATTCAGGGTATGCCATCAGGAAGTAATTATTATAAATATGAATATGATGGACTGGGCAGATTAGTGAAGGTTATAAGACCTGATGGAAGTTATGAGAGATATGGTTATGATGAGATAGGTAATCGTACATCAGTAACCAATGGTAGAGGTTATACCACATATTATTATTACAATGGATTGAATAAACTGTCAGAAGTAATTGAACCAACAGGTTATAGCACCAGGTATTGGTATGACCCCAATGGCAATCTAGTTCGTAAATTGATGGCAAATGGCCTTTCTACTGATTACATTTACAATGATCTAAATCTATTGGTAGAAGAGGTAAAAGTAAGAGCTGGAGATGTAATGAGCTATAAGATGGCATATGATAAGACAGGAAATGTCATAGCCGCATCTGATCCACGCGGAAATATAACAGCCATAAGTTATTATGCTGATGGACAGATTAAAGAACAGGTTTACTATAAACCTCTATGTGAAAATTATCAACTACCTGATTTAAGTCGGATAACAACAGATAGTGTACCAGCTGGATATGTAGAAGAAGAGAGGATTATTTATAACTATGATAGAGCAGGTAACTTAATAAAAGTAGTGGATGGATTGGGTAGTTTGAGTTATACTTATGACAGATTAAACCAGATTATTGCAGAAACCCGTACAATTGACAGCAATTCATATACTACCCAATATGAATATGATTTTGTAGGAAATATTAGAAAGATAAAATATCCGGAGAGCAGTAAATGGATTACCTATGATTATAATGAGCTGAACCAGCTTATCAGTATCGGTGATATAGCAGATGATTTTGCCTATGACCCGGCAGGGAATTTAATTCAGATGAGATTTAACAATGGTGTAATTACTGCAATAACACCTGAGATAATGAGCAGACCAGAACAGATTGCAGTAAAGATACCAGGAGAAAATGGTACATTAGAAGTGGCATTGGAGTTAAACTATGCCTATGATGCCAATGGAAACGTAATTCGCCGCAATAACAATATTTATACTTATGACGAACTTGATCGTTTAAAGACAGCAGAAATAGATGGAACTTTCCTGGTAGATACTCCGGCAAGGATGGGATATGCCCAGGATGATTATTTCATCAATGCAGTATTGGATTATGAACTGAAAGATATAGAAGTAGATTTTGACTACGCAGCAAGTACAATAGGTTTGAAATTGAGTAATTTACAGAAGATTGGCCGGATAGAGTTAATCCCTGGGCAAATAGTAGATCACAGGATAAGTAAAGAAGGAATAAGGATCTTCTATAGGCAACATGCAGGTGAAGAGTATGAAGAATTATTGCCAGATCAATGGGTATTTGACAAGGATGCCACAGGTAAGATAATCATTACTTTAAAATCCACTATCACAGCAGGGGAGATAAAGATTCACTCTAACTATGATGATAGGGATATTGTAACAGGAGAAGCAGTAAATAGAGTAGAGTTTAAAGGTTTATTGAAGGAAATGGTAAGGGTTTATGGCCGGTATGATCGAACAAAGATTACGTATGACTATGATGCAGTAGGCAATCGAATTACAGAAACCTATACAGATGTTAATAACCATTACAATGTAACCTACTCTTATGAATATTATTCAGGTAGTAACCGTTTAAAGACCAGAGAAAGTCAGGATGTAGAAGGTTTTGCAGGATTGAATGGAAGTTATCTGGATGGGTTGATTAGAGTTGGGCCAGGCGAAAGGATGGCTTATAAGTATGACAAAGCTGGCAATTTAATTGCGAAAGGTAATACCTATACTTTAAGTGGTGATGATGTAACTTATACAGCTACATCAGGTAAAAGAACAGTATATTGGGAGTATAAATATAATTCCCGGAATCGTTTGAGTGAAGTATGGAAGAATGAAGAAGAGATTGCCAGCTATGGATATGATTATTCGGGTAAGCGGTTAAAGGTAGTAGAAGGAGATAAAGTAACATATTACGTTTACAATTATTTAGACCAGGTAATTTTTGAGGATCACCGTACAGAAGGTAAGAAGATTTCATATATTTATGCATTTGGCCAGCTAATAGCGAAAGTAGAAGGAATAGTAGGAAGTGATGCCGAAGTTCACTATTACCATCATGATAATCTTGGTTCTACGATGTTGATGACAGACAAGGAAGGGAAGATAGTATTTGAGCAGGATTATGCACCATTTGGTCAAGATTTGTATAAGCCTGGGACAATAAAGCGACCAACCCAGAAAGTAGAACCAGGGTTTAAGTACACAGGCCAGAGAGAAGAAGTAAATATTGGGCTGTATTACTATAATGCAAGATATTATGACCCTGAGACCGGACGGTTTATTACAGAAGATACTTATTCAGGTAATGTAATTAATCCACAGAGCCAGAATCTTTATATCTATGTATTACAGAATCCGTTAAAATATGTGGATCCTACAGGGTATATGGCGAATTTGACAGCTGGCACTGGAGGAATAACTTCAGAGTTAACTGATAAAGATATTGAACGGTTAAGAAAGATTGTTAATGATGATGATAGATTAACTGCAGAAGAAAAACTGGATTTAAATGATACATTTAGCAATATTAATAGAAATTTAAAGAAATCAAATGCACAAATTATAGACCATCCAGATCTAGCGCGATTAACGAGTTTATATTTAGAGGGTAAAATTTCTTATGATGCATATCTTATCGCTTATGAAAGAGTTGCAGGAGAATTAAAGGACAAAAATATAGAATGGAATGCAGATATAAATTGGTCAGCTTTGGCTGAAGGAACTGTAATTTTATTTTCTGGAGTTGGTCAAATGGTTACTGGAGGTGGTTTGATTCTAACTCCTGATGCTACTTTAATTACAAAAGGTATTGGAGGGTATATTTTGGTTCATGGTGCTTTTAATTTTGGGCAAGGTTTATCAACAATGGGTAAAGCTTTTTCAGGTGGTGGGGAGGGATTTAATCTATTACGTGAAAGATATGAGAAAATATTTGGTTTGAAAGGTGAAATTATTTATTTAACTATCGACATTGGTATAAGTCTTTATGGAACGGTGTCAGCAATTTCTGAAATAAGGGAATATTATCGACTTAAAAAAGGTGGTGTGCTAATCAAGAACGTACGGTATGGATTTAGTGAAAAGATATTACCATTTCCAGGTAGCTTGATAAGTAAAGGAAAACTTATATTTAATTTTGCAGGGCTTACCAATGATATTCCTGCATATAGGGGAGCTATAGGAGATTTGAGTTATAGTCTTAAAAATTATTTAAAAGAAGAGGAGGAAGATTATTGA